GTGCGCAAACGCCCGAGTGACCTGCGCGTCTACGCGACGATCGCGCAAGAGGCCGGGAGCCGGCTCGGCCGCTGGCAGATCGCCGCGGCCTACGCGAAGCGCGGGCTCAAGGCGGCGCCAGAGGCCGCCGCGCCCGAGCGGGCCGCTCTGCACGGCATCCTCGGGCAGGCGCGCCAGGAGATGGGCGACTTCGAGGGATCCGTGCGTGAGCACAAGGCCGCGCTCAAGTTGTTGCCGGACAACCCCGGCCTGATGAACAACCTGGGCTACGTGTATGCCGAGATGCCGGGCGGCGAGGCCCACCTGCGCGACGCGCTGCACCTGACCACCGAGGCCGTGCGCATCGGGCGCCAGCAGGACGTCAGCGACACGGAACTCGGCGTCTACATGGACAGCCTGGGCTGGGTGCAGTACCGTCTCGGGCGCTATGACGACGCGCTCAGCTCGCTCGCCTTCGCCGCCAGCATGGCGCCGGGTGAGCCGGACATCCAGTATCATCTCGCCATGGCCTATCGGGCGAAGGGAGACATCGCCTCGGCCCGCACCATGCTTCTGCGCACGCTGCGCGCCAATCCCCGCCACGCCCCGGCGCTCGCCGCGCTTGCGGCGCTGCCCGCGTCGCCGCCGAAGCGCGGCGGGGCGGCCAGCGAACCCCAGCAGGGCCCCGCCCTCGGCGCCGACTGATCGTCCGGTTGGGGCGCGGCCTGGGTTCCACCAGCGCGAC
This portion of the Chthonomonadales bacterium genome encodes:
- a CDS encoding tetratricopeptide repeat protein, whose product is MTRSFGRIVAVVAVAAALSGCSQLGGLPQAAPPREVRSGLDLLRAGRDAEAMAQFDAAVRKRPSDLRVYATIAQEAGSRLGRWQIAAAYAKRGLKAAPEAAAPERAALHGILGQARQEMGDFEGSVREHKAALKLLPDNPGLMNNLGYVYAEMPGGEAHLRDALHLTTEAVRIGRQQDVSDTELGVYMDSLGWVQYRLGRYDDALSSLAFAASMAPGEPDIQYHLAMAYRAKGDIASARTMLLRTLRANPRHAPALAALAALPASPPKRGGAASEPQQGPALGAD